The following proteins are encoded in a genomic region of Canis lupus familiaris isolate Mischka breed German Shepherd chromosome 6, alternate assembly UU_Cfam_GSD_1.0, whole genome shotgun sequence:
- the LOC102154109 gene encoding nucleoside diphosphate kinase A-like, whose translation MTSSECTFIAIKPDGVQCNLVGEIMKRFKQKVSCLIAMKLIQASEDLLKEHYIDLKDLPFFAGLVKYMQSGPVVAIVWEGLNVVKTGRVMLGETDPADSKPGTICGDFCIQIGRKIIHGSDSVERAEKEIGLFQPEELVDYKSCAQNWIYE comes from the coding sequence ATGACCAGCAGTGAATGCACCTTCATTGCCATCAAGCCTGATGGAGTCCAGTGCAACCTCGTGGGAGAGATCATGAAGCGTTTCAAGCAAAAGGTATCCTGCCTCATTGCCATGAAATTAATTCAGGCTTCTGAAGACCTTCTTAAAGAGCACTATATTGACCTGAAGGACCTTCCATTCTTTGCCGGCCTGGTGAAGTACATGCAGTCAGGGCCTGTGGTTGCCATAGTGTGGGAGGGCCTGAATGTGGTGAAGACAGGCCGAGTGATGCTCGGGGAGACCGACCCTGCGGACTCCAAACCTGGGACCATCTGTGGGGACTTTTGCATCCAAATTGGCAGAAAGATTATCCATGGCAGCGATTCTGTGGAGAGGGCGGAGAAGGAGATTGGCTTGTTCCAGCCTGAAGAGCTGGTGGATTACAAGAGCTGTGCTCAGAACTGGATTTATGAGTGA